GAAGCTGTTTCTTCTCAGTTCTTTCAACCTCCTCTTCACCTCATTCGtaataaaatcatcatcatcatcctcagcTTCAGCAGCAGGATCAGCAGTAGCAGACTTACTCAAATCATTACCACCATTCTCAATCTCTGGTTCCTCTGGCTGGGGCACCGGCTTATCCTCTAAATCTTTTTCTGTGCCTGGTTTGTGCGCCTTGCtgaatattttgactttaaataaATTCATGTTCCGCTATCGATGCTTTGTTGATAAGCTTTTCTGGTGCCAAGAGTACCAACTAGATTGTTTCCTCTAAATCACAAATCAGAATCCCAAAAAGCACACTAGTAAGTAACTCTGTAGACAGAATGATTTTCCCAGGAAGAAAAAAACCTCCTTCTATCCCGAACGATTCATAGACCCAACGTGAGATGGTACAATCAAAATCTAACAGAACCCCCCGAAGACCTTGGTCGAAAATCTGTTGCATCTACTGAAACCATTTGACGCCAGAATCTGGCAAGCGTAAACCCTTCAAAATGGCGATCCATCTCCTCAAAATAAACACAGCGATGCAGTACTAAAACAACAAAACACTAATATTGAAGCTTAGATCAGCTTCAAATCACATTCTTTTCGCGAAGAAACGAGATCTGATGAAAACCCATTAACTGTAGCGAGCTCGAAACAGCAAAAACACTAATGACTTCTCCCCCCATagtaaattacaaaaaaaaacacataaaatctGATAACATCAAGAAATGTGTGAGCAGCGTGAGACCATTGACACCCAGGAAACCCCAGAAGCAGAGCTAAAGAGTGAAAGAGAAAAGTAGTGATTTTAGTGGAAAAAATGCTTATTCAGTCGATGTATGGAGCATGATTCGTGAGCATTAAATTGCTGTGATTTCCGATTCGAGTGTAATGGAGGATGTACTACTGGAACCATTTATTGTTTTAGCTTTATTGAAAGTGTAAACCGAGTAATTAAGAAGTAATGCGTTGGATTTTTCTGGAAAATGGGGAGAGATTGGCAGCACGAAAACACACAACAGTAGACTGACTGCTCCTTCGTACAGAGAATATTGTCAGAAACAAAGCACTCCCCCAAACCAGAAAGGCCGCGCTTTTGAGGGTTTTGATTTGGGCTCGTCCCCGTAATGACGGTATTACCCTAACTAAACTTCTTGGAAAGACAATAGTACCCCTtaccccaatttttttttattcaaaaaataagtCAGTAATTACCATAGTAATAAcacttaggctgcgtttggatagtTAATATATCTCagtactttttaaatatttttgtattattagaaatatttcacataccaaacaatttaaaatattttcaatgagaTCCACAAACtaacttcaatctctactcataattattcacaaatattctataatatttattactattatatataaataaaaataaaatcactataatatttattactattatatataaatataaaataaaatcaatataatatttatcactattatatataaataaaaaataaatcactataatatttatcactactatatataaataaaaaataaaatcaataatatttatcaccattacatataaataaaaattaaaatcaataatatttatcactattaaatataaataaaaaataaaatcactataatatttatcactattatatataaataaaaaataaaatcactataatatttattattaaaaataaaatcactataatatttatgagatttatatattttttaactacttATCCAAAAGTTaataactcaacatatttcatacatctaaataatttaaaatactctcaataagATCCACAAACTCACTATAATAtttactcataattattcataaatattcttaatatttttcaaatattctcactatccaaatgtaTCCTTAGTGTACACACACCAAGGAAACCGACAGTAACCACCTCAGAACGGCCGAAATCGGCATAGAACTGGTCTGTCAGTGGTAGAATTATGTCAAAATCGTCGGCAGTTGGGTTGGTTCCGATTAGAAGTTGGATCAGACTACTAAACTAAccgattatataaattatatatattttttaaaattatatatatatatataaaacaacataaGTGAATGAAATGACATTGTTTTAAAACgtcaatttggaaaaaaaaatatatataattaaaatggcGCCACTTGATTTTAAATCAAACAGCGTCATTTCGAATTGAGATCGTCTTCTTTCTTCCCCTCCGTTCTTTTCCGATTCTAGTTCTCTCGTTCACTCTCTCCTATGCAACAATCTCTAATATTAATACATGGGATGGGAAGATGGAAgacccaacaaataaaataaaataagcgttttattttatttgttatttagtGAAATTAGCTTACTATTTACTTTTCTATCGTTAGTTTATTTTTGGTGCAACCCTAGCATCAACGTTTGCAtcagattttttcattttgcatgGCTTCATGTCTTTCGGAGCTTAACGAGAAAATAGAACATGtcgttattttgatttttttttttatatattttaaaacaataataatattaaaataatattttatttaattttcaacttctaTTTCAACtattatccaaacctcacctaAGAGagtcttttatttaatattcgtGAAAAGTGCCTAACTAAAGTGAAAAATagtaaattcttaaaaataaattttggctAAAGAGGAGCCACTTCACTACTAATGATCTAAATCTGTTCGTTATACccgaatatatttttaagaaatccATCCATTGAATCATAACGTGTAGAAAATCTCTCTTTTATTCCAACCAaattaatagagaaataatatttacaatcttaaaatatgtactgcctttaaaaaaatagataaatctaaaatatatataaaaaaaaatcatttttttaatgacagactccattcttttttaagaaagtaGTCGTCCTAAAATTATAAGATGCATTACTCAAATGAATTACGTTTAGATTCTCAACTCctcttaactcattattataattttttaaaatttcaacataaaatataataaataatttaatttttttaaatattaaaataataataatattaaaaaataatattttaataatattttatcatttcaattcaatttaattcaacatctaaatatagcCAATAGACAAGTCTAGACAGATGGACAAGTCTACATAGCcctagtatattttaattttttgagtcAAAAAAATTGAGTGGCATGGCAAGGGCATGATTGTCTTTTCAATAACTTCAACGAGGACAGTACGGACCAAATGCTACATTTTATTTGTTGGAAGTTCAAAGGCTGCTTGCAACAAAAGAGATTTAacataataaaaagtaaaaagaagaaaagaaaaacaaataaaggatGGTTCAATGCAAAATGGGAATGTGAATTAATTGAGACACGTTGATTAAGCTTAAACAAGTCACTGTCCTTTCTTATTTGCAGACAATAAAGTAATCTCATCAAATCTTGCagacatgataaaataatgttaaCTCCGGATCTAagtaaagagaagaagaaaaaaaaagtaatcaacTTTATGCAATATTAAATGTAAATACTAAATTCACGTTGAATCGGGTAAGTAGCTCTGATGGTTTTGACTCTGTTGGCCCCCCCATACTATCTAAAGAATAAATAACAGAACCTGTGTCATTACTTAAACAAATCTCAGACAGCCATTCTATTTGtagaaataatagttataattgTGATTATGCAAACActgcataattatttaaaataaataaataaatataaaacttcacataaaaaaaaaaattaattttttaataatgaatcttactctttttcaaaataattatacgatatttacgtattttatgactgtatgtaacattactcttctaTTTTTTGACTTGTTTTCTCCCCTTGTCCTAAGCTTGAGAATCATTAAGTTGCAAAAGTCCTTCAGATACTCTAATGAGTTGTCACGGACTTATTATTGGATGTGTCAGTTTTGATAGCTAAAGTAGTCATGACCAAGCAATTTTGAAGAGCAATATACAGTTTCCTTTTATCCTTTACATTATGTAgagattttcaaaacttaatagCAAGGTCCAAGGCAAGGCAAGGCAACACTTACATTCCTATGTACAAACACTTGATGTGGTCCGGGATATGCATCTCAGGTGGGGCTAGTAACCTAACCAAGCTGATGGTATCGGCTGAAACTTGTTCTTGGCGCATGCCAATACATCATAGTAATCTACACGACTAAAGCAGTCACGGAAATCGGTGAACAGCTTTTCAAACACCCTCCATTGGACTTTGCTTGATCTAGAGTATGGGTATGGAAGAAAAACCTGCAAATAGCAGAGGCAGGCCAATGGATAAACCATTATCAACATAGGAATGATAGCCACAGAAAGAAAATTACATGGCCACCAGTAAATAAGATTGTAGAAGACACGTAGGTTCAGAATAGTTGTGTGAGCATTTTTGTGTCTGTACTATCGGACGACAGAAGACAAACTAATGGATGGTGTAGCTTACATCGCCCTCCTGTGCAAGATTTTTAAGCAAGCAAAACGTGTGTTCATTTTCCTCCAAACCGTCAACAACGGCCAGCCAGATCTGTGAAGCTAGCTCATGGGCCATGTCACTTGATTTGCCACAAGCAATAAATTGATCTGCCAAAACCCAAACTAAGTTAAGATCTTGTTGGTGGGTATTGAGGACACCCAGGTTGTGGGAACTATAACAAGAAACTAATTGACTGCTGATCACAATCGAATTACTTGAGATGAAAAGGTTGTTTCAGTAGTTCAATTGATTAAGCATGATGACCGGGTTCTACCAGTGGACTTGGACTAACATATTTCTTGCTACACAAAACATTATCTCACCAATGCTACATAAAATATAGCCTCACCAACGCTACTCATGCATAGTCTCACCTATGCTATATAGGACGGATGGAGGATGAATTTAAGAAGACCGACATCCAAGGAACAAACTTTGAAAATAAGGACATTCACAGTGTAACTACATCACAGGATGTGAAAGGCACAAAAATGGGCtttcaaaaccaaatagacTGAAATGGTAGACAAGTGTTCATAAAGCACAGGCAAGTGCCTGCATTTAAggcttaattaaaaaaaaagtaaaagtaaaagggGTAATCTTTtaagatgtttatattttttttttattggcaccaagtGTCTaggaacagcgtcccgactaatccccgGGGGTGCACAGTCTCTctgcaaggagtttcccgcaaatGCACCTcaaataatttaaggaaaaatcCCCCGGTCCGATAGCCACTAGAGATTGTTTGCCAGTGGGATTCAAATCTTGgaccttggagggagcataccaccaataCCATGGCCTTTACCAATTGAGCCAAACCCTAGGGGTTCTTTTAAGATGTTTATATACCTTCTTCTACCGATGAAATGCGAAAAGGGAATTGGCAGTCTGCTCGCTCATAAATAAAGATAGATATTCTCCTCTACAATTAGAAATTCATAAGCGAGAAATGATCAAGCATAGAGGACACACCTATCATTGTTCCATGAAGTATCCCTGAAGGAGGTGGCATAGTGGAAAGCTCAAGTTGCTctttcaaaaacaaataaatgtgGCCCACAAGTTCGTCTATCTCACCATCCAGAGCAAACATGTGTTTACTAATGTATAGAGCTGTGAATCTCCTGAAGGCATTTAATGAGAATTTAAGCAGGCCAAGTGAGTttctaaaaaaatctactttcaGTGAGTAAAAAGAAACTACCTAATGACATTGAAACCAATGCAAGAGAGCATATGAATTTCATATGATTGGTCCATATACAGAGTACATGGTACTCAAATAAGAGACGATGCAAGCAGCAACTGAACGGCAGTAAAACCTGTGTGAGGGGAAAAAGTTATTTGAGGGCTGACACAGTtcctgggttttttttttgtgttcttttttcataaacttctgtgTTGGgattatagtatttttcttggaCTGGTCCACATTTAGGTTTATTTTGTGGTATTACTTGCTAGTTTGGGTAAGTTTGTGACTCTTTTGAACTTATGCTTGTGTCGACTCATAGTTGACAAGAAGAAACTTGGCCAGCAGGTTAGTGATGATAGCCTATAAGTTATGAATTGATAGTTGCGGAGGTAAatgaggaaataaaaaaatgtggatGCTTTGATTGATAAGTGATACCTAAGAACCCCCTCAAATGCCTTTGATCCCTCTTCCTTGCTCTTAACTAAcgctcatttttctcatctcttTCTAGTTCCCTAAGCTGATGTCATGACCTAAGGAAACATAAGCCACATTTGTGCTATACCCCAGGTCCCCAAACCACTGGAATTACTTATGAACCCAATTATACCTAGTGGCCAACCAATGCTAATCCTATGCACACCTTTACAAATCACCCACTCAATATTAGACTTGCCACAATACCTTTGTAATCCATGGTATCACACCTTCACAAAAACTAGATGTTGCTACCTGAATCTCTGAGAAACTAATGTTCTCcgaatataaaagaaaaagggctACACTTTACCTTCTGCTTGGCCCTCGAGGGATAGGTCCAGGCCACTTTTTAGTTTGGCCAGCCAAAGGGTAAAGCTTGACTAGAGCAGCTTGCCACAAGCATTCTCCACGAAACAGATTGGCCCACTCCTTTTTCACACAAGATACTTGTACCCAATCTGAGACAGGAACGCGAATGAAAACTTCTATCAGGAGATGATTGGGAAGCTTTTCAACAGAGGTATCAACCGATGTTGTTGTGTCATCGTCATTTCTACCATTATCTGTCATTAGAATTCTGCAAAGCAAGATCAAAAGCATCAGAAGTATTTCAAAAAGAGAGTGCTAATGTGCCAAACGAAAAGCTTTTACTGCAAGTTCAAACAGTTTAGCAGGTGGATATAggaatataattatcaaaatagAACGTGAGACAAGATGTGAGAAAAGATGGCTGAGATAAATTTAGGCCTGGTTTGAATAGCAAAGTCctcccaactcatctcatctcatcgcatctcaatatccaaataccacaaatacaaacacttttcaatttcaaatcttcagttttttcatctaatcattacctaatcattacaactttcccaaacttccaaacaaaatacaaaaaacaattcaactttttcaaatctcaaaataaaaataatattaaaaatttatattctaataatattttaactttacaatatttttattcaactttttatctcttcttttccaaaacccTGCAAaccatattaactcaaactatttcactattattcatagatcatctcatctcatttcactatccaaaccatgCCTTgataagaaaagaagaagaatgaatgGATAGAGTTTCCATATCAACCAAAATGCGAATACACTTTCTATGAAAATGAATGTGaaggaataagaagaaaaatcaagcaTTTTACAAAGTTCCAAGAAAATGATTATGTGACTAAATTTCCTTTCAAATCTTCATAAGGGCCCAATTATATCAATGAAAAGAAGATCCAGACAGCTGTCAACTGAACTAGGCCTCAATCTAAAGCCATTGGATAAAAACAATTACAGACCTGGCTACAGCAGAGTTAAGGGAAAAAAGGAAATCCTCAGCaatagaaatatattttggttttaatttggAACACATGAACTACTGCACCGTTAGAGTCTTACGTGGATTCTGCAATAAATGGATTCTTCTATCATTTCGAGCAGCTGGGAATGAAAATGAACTTGACACTGGATTAACTCATTCTATAGAAGATCTAAAATTTAGCTTGTAAAAATAATACTGAATATAGGTGATTGTTTTTCTCATCTTTCCAGTGAAGGGGAAAGTAGTAAGAACGAGGTGATTAACACAGAGCTAGAATAACATAATCTCTATTATAATTATCAGAATATGACATCTCCAACAAATACACCGCTGGCGTTTAAAATAAATCGTAGAGAGCCTATTTTTGTTTGATCAATTCAATCAAGTTTTGCTACTTTTCCACACAATCACCAAAAGGCTTCAACACAAAACAGAAAACACCATTAAAGTCACACAATCCACAGAACAGAGCTAACTCTTGCAACTCTTGCAATCGCATGGAAAAGTGGAAAAAACTCAAACCATACGCCGCACATTAATATTACCCACAAAGAAAAGTCtacagaaaaagaagaaaatagacaaAAGTTCACCGACTTCCATTGAATTATAATGAACTTaaaatagcataaactgaaataaCTGGGCTCGGGAATAATTGAAGCACAaaccaaacagaaaataaaatcgAAACCAACTATGTAAAGTGGAAAACGCTACGGGAGTTCGAGTTTTCAGCGGAGAGTCTGCAGAGGGGAGAAACGAGTCGAAGAGTTGGTAGCTCGGGATGTCTGACGTGCGTTGCGATTGTTCGTGTGGCTTtgggcttttcttttttttttccgtaattcatttttgtggtttaattttttatatcaatatttaattatttatttgtttctcaATACTCAAATCTTGATTTTCTTTAggataataaaatcatattaaattgcAATATCGATcccaattttctaatttttttcatttcaacaaATTGTTTGAATTGAAGAGATAGATATCGAAGGTAGATTTAACTGTATTTAATGTGAGTCCATGCTCTTaacatgcataatttaaaacaatgtggtctatatattatatctcTCTTcgaattgtataaaatatttatattataaattaattattctattatcaatCTGGTGTATAGAACACATTATCCAcattacttaaataataaaatttgattgataagattcaaattttaagatttatcttttgaattaaattatgaTGCATGAAcacttttaaaaagaatagacttttttttttttatataagaaagtGCATCAAAGAGTTTATATTATACCTTTGAGAAAGTTTATTTCAGCACAATGGCTGCTATGTATTGATGGATCTACAGTTGAGACAAAGAAGCAGCAGCAGTTGGGGATACAGTAAGTTTTGTTTGTAAGGCCTGGGCCTGGTCCTGGGCCTGGGCCTGGGGATGGATCTTAATTCTTAAAACGGGACTTAAGTTTGTTTTTGgtgataaaaaaatgtaatgcaGATCCAATATTAGCCTTTAGGCATTATGGATCGAGGAAGGACCGAACCATTCCAAAGTGGAGCAGATATGGCATCCGGCTCCTGGAAATTCGACTGTTTATGCTCATTCACAATGCCATCAAAATTGAGGATGTGTTCAAGAATTTGCCCATTTCCACTTTAATTATTTATCGTGGCAATAATCGAGATCCCTTATACAATATTGTTGTTATAATGATCCCAAAAGTCTTTTAGGAGTACAAGTTCAAATGtggttttgacttttttttagtttgttacaaatgatatcagagccaACATCAACATGTAGtgttaactttaaaaaaatgttttgtgaatttgttaaaccatgtcaatttgtaaaatgatttaattttgcTGACTATGATGAAATGACCTGACATGTATGTTAGAGATTTAAGGCGGGGGAGATTATAATACCAAAGATTTTAATTACGAAAagtgatgaataaaatttcacatttcgtaaaaagaaaaagttattgCCTTTATAAGAGTTCTAACAAACTaatcattttagagtatagactGAAATGTGATTTTTCTCGAATTGTTACGAGAAACTTATAACCGATCTCCATGCTCCTGCATAATAGCACTCCTATTATGTGGATGCATGCAGGACTTCCTATAGTGGCTGAATATATATTACTTGTTGAAAGACCAACTACTAGCTGTTTACTAGAGGTTCATTTTCTCTTCATCCTCTTATTATCCTATGAtatggcattagatgataggttaacaaatgaaatataataaatagccTCTAATCATCTAATGTAATATTATGAGATGTTaagaattgagatgatgaataacattactcGAACAACTAGATTAATTCCGAACAATAAGTAGCAAAGGAAACATGTAGTTCTTATTTGAACTTTTGGGCCAAGGAAATGTACAACTCTTCACCTACAAGCACTGTAGGTAAACTCTTTTTATCCATGAACAAAATGCACAACACACTTGGGAGTATAAGGCAGAAGACAAAAACTGCCACCATCCTTCACGAGGAGGCTAAGCTTCATATAGAGTTGCAATGTAATTTTTCTTCCGGCGTCATTTACAGTTGACACTATTCTCGTATTGGCTTTCCCAGGGCAAGGAAATCCAGTTCTAATTCGGTGCAAACTTGGTACTCTGCTACATTACCAAAGAGGAGCTTTGTTCGGCAGGAATAGGTAACGGAAGCGTGAATCAAATGGAATAATGCCACAGTTGCGTGAACCAAGAAGGCTCTGCCTCCTCTGTGAAATGCATTGTTCAACAAAGGCAGCCTGATGAGGCGGAAGGTAATGCAATATCCATACAGCCAGATTTGCATCATCCACAAAGGCTTTGGCAAAGCAATGTAGCATTTTGGGGACCAACAACCTCCCTTTGCTGCTAATCCCGACTGAAGCTCGAATGAAATCACGCTGTGCTTCTTGAAGCTCTTCCCTCACATTCTTAGCAGTGTAGATTCTTACCTGCACTTCCCCAAGTCatgtaaaataaagatttaaCATACAGGAGAACTAAATACAAAGCAACCCATTCAAAATTTGGTGGAAAGCGTGAGGTTACCGCTGGTGAAGAGTACATTCCACAGCTGAGAGCAAAAACTACGAGTGGTTCATGTGTATCAACTGCAGACTTCCCTTGCTCCTCTGATAACTTCAGCTTGTGAAGGGCAAGAAGCAAAGCCTGATAATAGTTTGCATACAAATGTTAACCAGGGAATGAAgcaaaaaaagagaagaattcTAACAGATTACAATAGCATGTCATACAATTTGTGGCCGATGGTGTGGTGGTTTCATTTTTAGAATCACGTACTCAATAGCAGCTGCACTGAAAGAATGTCCCCCAACAGTGTATGCTACctggaaaaaaaatcatcaatcgACATGCCCCAAGCAtgaaaaaccataaacaatCACTCATCCGTCAATTGCAGCTGCAAAACTATCCTTGGAATAgtcatatgaaaattaaaaatagaacatCTATCCTTGACTGACTTGGCCACAGCATGCAATCGCTGTATCATCAACAAGAGAATTATGAGGCATCTAACCAATTATGTTAATGAAGATCAGCTAGCTTAGTCATTCATTCCATACCAAGTCATGAAGTTGGATTCTAACATAATGACACAGACATGCATAAAAAGGCAGTGTAAAAAAAAGAGCTCTTAGAGCAACTAGATAGTATTTGGTATGGTACCAAAACCAACCATTGTCTGTATGTCTATGCAATTAGCAACCACATGTCCTAATGGCGATGGCCATGCATGAGGAGCCACGTGTGAGAGGAACTGTAGGAGATAAATTTAACCATCCTCTTTCGGCTTAATCTTTCAGTGTACTGGTTAAGAATTTATACTAATAACTTTGCTGAACCGTAAGAGATGAGAAGCAAACTCTGCCACAAATGGAGAATGAACTGGCCCCACTCATGTGTCATTGCCTACTTTATGCTTTTTAACAAATCCACCAAATTCTATTTGACCCCATGTGAGGTTTGAAGCACTGGAGAAATCTCCAAAAGTGCTTGGATCCCAAGTGACATTTAAAACTTAGCAACCAACTACCTAAGCACCTGGCTAGGGCTCCGCGACGCATGACATACTGACAATGTCATATGATAACCATATTCAATTCAGAAAACAAATGTTTCCAAATACACGGAAACAAAACGAGAAAACTTGTGTCAGAATCAAACCTTTTGCATCAAAGAGAAGAGCTTCAAGTCACTTCTTGGGACTCCATATGCCAAGTATGCCTGTTCATATTTTGCCACAAGAGAACAAAATCTTTAAcctgttttttataaaagcttCACAAGTTTTGGAAGTGCTTTTTGTGGTGTTTGCAGTGCCTTGCTTATCTTTTATAAACTACACTTGTGATAGAAATATAGCAACCCACATGCATGATCAGAGCATTATATAGGTTGATCCAGAAAGCAAGCTTCTCGTTGCAGCTCAAATGGATGGGATTCACTTTTGCCAGATGCTCAACAAGTGCCCTgctctcaaaaaaataaaacaaatcagCTCTATGTTCAGACAAAAAATCAACCATTCAAATGCAAGTCTTCAAGATTCACAGAGTATATTCTAAGCATTATACTTGTCTGACCCATGTTATCAGAGAAATAAATGCATGCAACAGGGccatttcaaattataaataccATCGCAGGGATCTTTCAATACCATGGGTATGCCTCCTATATCAATATACAATCTCAACAAGAAAAGAAGATCAAATGACTGAACCAGGTAATTAACATGCATAGAGGGGAAAAAACATGTAGGTGGGGGTTAGTGTTAATTAATAAGTTGAAACAACTTTGTAATACCACTAGTACCCAgtcaaatcaaacataaaaatgtCAAGAAGTCGCATGCAAACAAAACCAGAAGTAGATTAGATTGAAACAAGCAGCCAATTTAAAAGAATGCAAACAATCTCAACTACCATCTGTAATGTTTCTCTTAATATATTTAAGTCgcattttttgaaatttatgaattcTCACATTAGTGTAGTCTGCCcaggagaaagaaaaggaaatccaAGCCAAAAGAACTAAATGAAATACCTGAACCTTCTCAGTGCCCCTGCAGCATATTCTAATTGCTTCTTCCCAACTGACATCCAAGAAACTTCAGTTGCTAGTCCATAGATTCCAATCTCAGCCCAACTTAGTTTCCCCCGCACCCAATAGGGATCACAGGCATTCTCTGAAGCCAACACCTCAGAGTTATTCTGTATATCAATTTGTGGGCTCTGCACCCATGATGAAATGATTGACCTTTCAGATGAGGACCACCACGATGAACCAGAAAGATGACCGCGTGGCGATGTTCCACGTGGTGACAGAGGTGAGCAGTGGATCTCTAATGCAGATGATTTGGATGGTATTACAGAATCTGCCAGGGACATGAATATACTTTTCATACATCTCACCATCTCTTCAGATAATTGATTAGGGTGATCCCAAAGACCATCTGGTGGCATCCCTTTAGGAAGCTTCGTGAGGTCTACAGGTCGACAGGCTTTGAAATCCATTTTCATAGACATTTTCTTGTCAAGGCAAAGTGCACTTGAGTCCACTACATTCTGATGGAAGCATCATGCGTTAGATTCCTACTAATTGTTGACAATAAAACTAAAGATTTAACCAACATTTCcactttttttaacaaaatataaggATCAATTTAACAAGGGATAATTAACACATTGGCTTTGGGTCAAACTGAATTCTCATGAGTATACCAAA
This window of the Juglans regia cultivar Chandler chromosome 12, Walnut 2.0, whole genome shotgun sequence genome carries:
- the LOC109005003 gene encoding uncharacterized protein LOC109005003, with the translated sequence MTDNGRNDDDTTTSVDTSVEKLPNHLLIEVFIRVPVSDWVQVSCVKKEWANLFRGECLWQAALVKLYPLAGQTKKWPGPIPRGPSRRRFTALYISKHMFALDGEIDELVGHIYLFLKEQLELSTMPPPSGILHGTMIDQFIACGKSSDMAHELASQIWLAVVDGLEENEHTFCLLKNLAQEGDVFLPYPYSRSSKVQWRVFEKLFTDFRDCFSRVDYYDVLACAKNKFQPIPSAWLGY
- the LOC109005002 gene encoding uncharacterized protein LOC109005002, which produces MMPTSPVVESALTQNGSLSTPSGYTESCCDAEIHLANVDEIRSDNLSLEESNLADEDGSLGSCTKSNNDYPSRFQLEQDVQRLQQQLQEEMELHAILEKAIEKNASKFSSLLSLPHQAQELLSNIALLEVNVSKLEQEMVSLHFQLSQERNERRLAEYRLRHWTSQSTSLCSSGIMDTLSSPLKCSEASVSEVSDSSEYSTCQELRDQPLESTNKCTESLIENVVDSSALCLDKKMSMKMDFKACRPVDLTKLPKGMPPDGLWDHPNQLSEEMVRCMKSIFMSLADSVIPSKSSALEIHCSPLSPRGTSPRGHLSGSSWWSSSERSIISSWVQSPQIDIQNNSEVLASENACDPYWVRGKLSWAEIGIYGLATEVSWMSVGKKQLEYAAGALRRFRALVEHLAKVNPIHLSCNEKLAFWINLYNALIMHAYLAYGVPRSDLKLFSLMQKVAYTVGGHSFSAAAIEYVILKMKPPHHRPQIALLLALHKLKLSEEQGKSAVDTHEPLVVFALSCGMYSSPAVRIYTAKNVREELQEAQRDFIRASVGISSKGRLLVPKMLHCFAKAFVDDANLAVWILHYLPPHQAAFVEQCISQRRQSLLGSRNCGIIPFDSRFRYLFLPNKAPLW